One genomic region from Stackebrandtia nassauensis DSM 44728 encodes:
- a CDS encoding YchJ family protein has product MSPALTDCPCGSGDGFDACCGRLHAGGNAATAEALMRSRYSAFATGDAAYLLRTWHASTRPRRLDLDAATTWTRLEIVAVSEGSLFHREGTVTFAAHHVRGGRVGVQRETSRFVREADQWFYVDGVG; this is encoded by the coding sequence ATGTCTCCTGCCTTGACCGACTGCCCGTGCGGCAGCGGCGACGGATTCGACGCCTGTTGTGGACGGCTGCACGCCGGCGGCAACGCCGCCACCGCCGAGGCACTCATGCGGTCACGCTACAGCGCGTTCGCCACCGGCGATGCCGCGTACTTGTTGCGGACCTGGCATGCCTCGACCCGTCCGAGGCGCCTGGATTTGGACGCCGCGACGACGTGGACGCGGCTGGAGATCGTGGCGGTCAGCGAGGGGAGTTTGTTTCACCGGGAGGGGACGGTGACGTTCGCGGCGCACCACGTGCGTGGCGGTCGTGTCGGGGTGCAGCGGGAGACGAGTCGGTTCGTGCGGGAGGCCGACCAGTGGTTCTATGTGGATGGCGTGGGTTGA
- a CDS encoding GNAT family N-acetyltransferase, whose protein sequence is MPELELLRADHAEALLDFEVTNRAYFAASIPDRGDDYFANFATRHAALLTEQATGECFFHVLVDAGGDITGRVNLVDVADGEAELGYRIGASAAGRGLATAAVTQVCALAAESYGLKRLRAQTTLDNIASHKVLTRTGFEPAGDTVLSGRPGRRYLRDLTTQPTPST, encoded by the coding sequence GTGCCGGAACTGGAACTACTGCGCGCCGACCACGCCGAGGCCCTGCTGGACTTCGAGGTCACCAACCGCGCCTACTTCGCCGCCTCGATACCCGACCGCGGCGACGACTACTTCGCGAACTTCGCCACCAGGCACGCCGCCCTGCTGACCGAACAAGCCACCGGCGAATGCTTCTTCCACGTCCTCGTCGACGCGGGCGGCGACATCACCGGCCGCGTCAACCTCGTCGACGTCGCCGACGGCGAAGCCGAACTGGGTTACCGCATCGGTGCCTCAGCGGCCGGTCGCGGCCTTGCCACCGCCGCCGTCACCCAGGTGTGCGCACTGGCCGCCGAATCCTACGGCCTCAAACGCTTGCGGGCCCAAACCACCCTCGACAACATCGCCTCCCACAAAGTACTGACCCGCACCGGCTTCGAACCCGCAGGCGACACCGTGTTGAGCGGCCGCCCGGGCCGCCGCTACCTGCGCGACCTCACCACTCAACCCACGCCATCCACATAG
- a CDS encoding GNAT family N-acetyltransferase — protein sequence MAASLAPVVPAGYRARPSQPDDVAAITALVAACEVDLFGRVESDAGHAHAVFARDGLDAGRDTVLVFGPGGEVVAWAWVNRRSEVYVHPAHRGRGLGSGLLAWIQRRARQAGTVTVAQQVPDSDTAAARLLGSAGFVVKARAWMLGIDTAGVTVAEVDGIAFRGYRTGDLRAAWQVTEDAFGDWKARRTPLREWAAGTVEQSAFAPGASAMAFDGDELVGALIALDVLGRGEGYVEYLAVASAYRGRGIARGLLRFCFAAFAEAGYGHCTLWTHTDTGALSLYERVGMSVERTASVYFKELGDNA from the coding sequence ATGGCCGCTTCGCTTGCTCCCGTTGTTCCCGCCGGATACCGCGCCCGCCCCTCACAACCTGATGACGTCGCCGCGATCACCGCGCTTGTCGCCGCCTGCGAGGTGGACTTGTTCGGGCGCGTCGAATCCGATGCCGGGCACGCTCACGCCGTCTTCGCCCGTGACGGGTTGGACGCGGGGCGCGACACGGTGCTGGTGTTCGGGCCTGGCGGTGAGGTGGTGGCGTGGGCGTGGGTGAATCGGCGCAGTGAGGTGTATGTCCATCCCGCGCATCGCGGCCGGGGGCTGGGGTCGGGGTTGCTGGCGTGGATTCAGCGGCGGGCGAGGCAGGCCGGGACGGTCACGGTCGCGCAGCAGGTGCCCGACAGCGACACCGCCGCGGCCAGGCTGTTGGGTTCGGCGGGGTTCGTGGTGAAGGCGCGGGCGTGGATGTTGGGCATCGACACCGCCGGGGTGACGGTGGCCGAGGTGGACGGGATCGCGTTTCGCGGGTACCGGACGGGTGATCTGCGGGCCGCGTGGCAGGTCACCGAGGACGCGTTTGGTGACTGGAAGGCGCGGCGGACACCGTTGCGGGAGTGGGCGGCGGGAACCGTGGAGCAGTCGGCGTTCGCGCCGGGCGCCTCGGCGATGGCCTTTGACGGTGATGAGCTCGTCGGCGCGTTGATCGCGTTGGATGTGCTGGGGCGCGGTGAGGGGTATGTGGAGTATCTGGCGGTGGCCTCGGCGTATCGCGGTAGGGGTATCGCGCGGGGGCTGTTGCGGTTTTGTTTCGCGGCGTTCGCCGAGGCGGGGTACGGGCATTGCACGTTGTGGACGCACACCGACACCGGGGCGTTGTCGCTGTACGAGCGGGTCGGGATGAGCGTGGAGCGGACCGCTTCGGTGTACTTCAAGGAACTGGGCGACAACGCCTGA
- a CDS encoding histidine phosphatase family protein: MTRIQLVRHAMPIVDARQPPWCWRLDAAAVAEAEALADRLDAGGRVVSSTETKAIDTARAITRRLGGDVVVDGDFGEVTRPAAFDPRHRDLAAAYLAGADHPGWEPREVVVARFDAAIARHRDASTLVVVTHGMALSLWVAHVRGGDVVASWRGLGFPDVVTVDVG; this comes from the coding sequence GTGACACGCATCCAGCTGGTGCGTCACGCGATGCCGATCGTGGATGCGCGACAGCCACCATGGTGCTGGCGTCTGGACGCGGCCGCCGTCGCCGAAGCCGAGGCGCTGGCCGACCGCCTGGATGCCGGTGGTCGCGTGGTATCCAGTACCGAGACCAAGGCGATCGACACCGCTCGAGCGATCACGCGCCGACTGGGTGGCGATGTCGTCGTCGACGGCGATTTCGGTGAGGTGACGCGCCCGGCGGCCTTCGATCCCCGGCACCGCGACCTGGCGGCGGCGTATCTGGCCGGGGCCGACCATCCCGGATGGGAGCCACGTGAAGTAGTGGTGGCGCGTTTCGACGCGGCCATCGCGCGGCACCGTGACGCGTCGACGCTGGTCGTGGTCACGCACGGCATGGCGTTGAGCCTGTGGGTCGCCCACGTGCGGGGTGGTGACGTGGTGGCTTCGTGGCGGGGCCTGGGGTTTCCCGACGTGGTCACCGTCGACGTCGGGTGA